The Pelodiscus sinensis isolate JC-2024 chromosome 6, ASM4963464v1, whole genome shotgun sequence sequence CTgttgcattttaaaatgccacCAGTTTTTAAAGGGACTCAGCAGATCTAAGTGATCTATATTTGACCCACCATGTAGAATTAACACACTTAATCCAGTAATGTAGTAGAAAAGATCTGATGGGGAGGAAATAACATTTGAATTTATAGTTTCATTGCTAGAGTTGGTCATCATAAAATAGTTTCATGAAAATTCAAACTTTATCTAACCTTTCAAAAGTCTAAACTTTGATGTCCTTAATTATTACATTTTGTAAATGTCAGGAAATTCCTTTTAAGTAAACCATACACTATTTAAAGGAAAGACTTGATTAAAAAGCCACTGCTGCAAGGTAGACCTGAATTGCAggaaaacatattagaaatgattttgtgtttcatttttgttttaggttttttctttccatttccagTGCATATATGCATACTTTCAAGGAATGAGAACTGATGACTCTGAAGCTGGTGAAGTGAGTTTGAAATCATGAATATAAAGAAACTTTGAGCCAAGTGAAGCCCTGATGTTGTGTGAAATGCTGTTAAGAAAACTTTGTTTCCGTCAAATCTTACGCTCCAAGTTACTCCTCATTCTAGTTTTCACTTTAGCAACCATTTTTGTTCTAAATAATAATCAAAAGCCAGACTTCTTGAATCACAAACATCTAGAGCTGACTGATGAAGATCCCACCAGTAATATTAACTGCTCTAAGATACTGCAGGGCGATATAGAGGAAATTCAAAACGTAAAGCTTGAGATGTTAACGGTGTCATTTAAGAAACGCCCTAAGCTAACAGCAAGTGATTATATTAATATGACAATGGATTGTGCCTCTTTTACCAAAATGCGGAAGTATATTATGGAACCTCTCAGTAAAGAGGAAGCTGAATTTCCAATTGCCTATTCAATAGTCATCTATCACAAAATAGACATGCTTGATAGACTTCTAAGATCAATCTATGCACCTCAGAATTATTACTGCATTCATGTTGACAAAAAGTCTCCAGAATCTTTTCTGGCTGCAGTTAAGGGAATTGTGTCCTGTTTCAGTAATGTCTTTATTGCCAGCCAATTGGAAAGTGTAGTGTATGCTTCATGGAGCAGGGTACAGGCCGACCTCAACTGCATGAAAGATCTCTACAGAAGAAGTATGAACTGGAAATATTTGATAAATTTATGTGGTATGGACTTTCCCATTAAGACCAACCAGGAAATTGTGGAGAAATTGAAAGCCCTAAAGGGTGAAAACAGCTTAGAAACTGAGAAAATGCCTTCCAGCAAAGAAATACGATGGAAAAAACACTATGAAATTGTTGATGGTAAACTAAAGAACATGGGAATAGACAAACAACCTCCACCTCTCAGTACACCTGTTTTCTCTGGCAGTGCCTATTTTGTTGCTAGTAGGAGATTTGTAGAGTATGTGCTAGAAAACAGCAAAATCCTTGAGTTTATTGAATGGGCTAAAGATACATATAGCCCCGATGAATACTTGTGGGCTACTATTCAAAGAATCCCTGAAGTTCCAGGGGCCGTTTCTTCCAGTGACAAGTATGATATTTCTGACATGAATGCTCTTGCGAGGTTTGTGAAGTGGCATTATTTTGAGGGGGATGTGTCAAAAGGTGCCCCCTATCCTCCGTGCAATGGAATTCATGTGCGTTCTGTGTGTGTATTTGGAGTGGGAGACTTGAACTGGATGTTACAGAAACACCACTTATTTGCTAACAAATTTGATACTGATGTTGACCCCTTTGCAATTCAGTGCTTGGAAGAATATTTGAGAGACAAAGCTTTGCACCaacacaaaaattaaaatgccTTTTTGTTTTGGCACAACTGCCTCATCTTGATAAAACTGTTGTGTAGATAAAATAATTATATAGTGGCAATATATGTGTGTTTCACCTTACTCGTTGCCTTGGTATGAGCGTCAAACTTCATGTGGGTATACATGAGATGTTCAGTCTCACCTGACCACTTAACACACCAATTTCCATACCTCATACCCTATTATTGGAAGCAGTCCAAAGAGCATAATTGGAGAGAGCTACTCCAGCAAGTCCAGCTATTCTTGTGTAACATTTCATTAGCCTTTCAGGTTCCTTTTTTTTGGTTCTCTGCTACTGTTTAATCCACAGACTTAAAAACAGAACTCCCTGATCTTATCTATTACTCAATCCTTTTTcataatcagggctcaacaaattatagaatctactcgcccacgGTGAGTAGATtataacccggaagagccgggttccggtgacctgcgcatgcgcagaacgatctgcgcatgcgaaGGTTGccagacagcgtggctggcgagcagggctcgctgcggttcggcgagccctgtgcATAATCATCCCCAGTTGGGCAAGGGGTAGAGGAGAAGCTAGACTGTGCAAATATGTTGATGCAAAATAATCTCAGGGAATACATATTAGGGATTCTTTAAAAGGTAACACAGGGGAATTGAGCAATATGCCAAAGCAAAGACTGAATCCTCTCTTCAGAAAACTTTAAACTTTAAGTTGACATCTTCACCAACCAGCTATAAGGTCATCTTCCAGTAATGTTTTGTGTGAGTGTTCTAGTTTGTGAAAACTATTTTAAAGTTTAACAGTTACATtttaattttggaataaaaattatAGCTCTAATCTGTAATGTCCATCTTCTCAGGGAAATTTATTATTCTGTGCCTGTTAGAATATAAGTGCTGATATCAAATTTATTTTTTATGCATTGTCACTTTTTCTacacttgtaattttttttttttttttagtctagtCTATGAAGATTGAGATTATTTTATGTTGCAACTCTGGCATAGCAGAGCTTCGGGTCTTAACTTTCTGAAGGAGTGAACATACATCTAGTCTGCCCAATTGTATCCCAGAACATTTAAATACTTACTGAATAtccagaaaaataaattatttttctaagTGAAACTGTTTCCTCTTGACTTTTGAATGTCCCCTCTTAAAGCACTGTAAATATAACTGACTGGTATAGTTAAATTGCTAACTTGGGGCGAATCATGTTAAGCCTTGTTCAAGTAGGTAGTCCTCAGTCCCAATAAATTGAGTGGGGCTACCTATATGAATAGAATGGAGGGTGTAGTTTCCATATACATTGTAACAGAACTGCCATAAATATTAGCCAGCCTTTTAGTCCTAACTGTTGAAATTATTTTGATCCTTTTGGGGGTGAAGGAGAGAGGTTAGCATAAATTGAAGCTCAGTATGCACTCTGCAGGGGTCTACTTTTTATTTTGATTCTTTACATATGTGCAGATGCATGATCCTGCTCATGTGAGGAATCCTAATGAAACCAGTGTTGTTCATACGAGTAAGTTAGCTACATAACTGTTAGCAAAATTAGACCCATGACATCGACACTAGGGCTGAGAAGCCTGCTCTAGGAAGAGTGATTGGGGAACTTGAAACACAAGGCATGAGAAGTACTAGATCTGTCTTCCAAAGGGACCTGCAACAACTTTGAATAGTAtccaaaaaagtgtgtgtgggtgggtggctaTTGTGGTAGACATGATGAAAGCAAGATTGTAGACTTGATGGTAAAGCTCAAactatttcttcatgcagctttTATTGTACTCTGATAAACTACTAGACAGTTGTGAAACTCTTCACCTACTTTTTAAAAACTATCATTATATCACTGGAAACTTCTTACATACAGTTATATTTTATACAGGAATTCCACTTCCGTGCCTAAGAAAAAGGTTAGAGATTTTAAGTCTACTCCCTGTAACCCAATGTTAATCTCTCATTCATGTAAAAGAGGAAAATATTTAACTTTCCCTGCCCTTCAAAAAAATCTACGTATTTCTAAGCAGCTGTGCTTTTATTACCAGTAGTTAATGGCTCAATAGCTTTCATCACAGTGTTCTTTTGACAGGTGCACTGCCCCCTGTTTCCAGTCCAGCATCATGTTGGTGGAAAAGAGAGGGGCATGACTGAATAAAACCGTATCAGAGAAGACTAGAAAGGAAGGCTTTTAGAGAACAACTGAGAGATGGGAGTGAGAGCTGTTAAGTATAGAAAAGCAGCTGAGGATAAAATATAGACCCTGGGAGAATGGGAGTGAGGAAGTCTAGAAAGCAGCAGCACCCTTACCCATCAGCTGACTGTAGAGAAATGATGGGGATTGTGTGTCTCCTGAAGTATCCCTGCCTTTTAGGCTGACCAATCAAAAGATGTCTGATGAAAATTCTGTCTAAATTTTGATTTGAGGATATAAATGTTAATCTATCTAATTTAATCATTGAATAAAAGTTACAAAAGCAGAAAACCAATCTCAGTGGTAAAAACAGTTACTGTATCTGTTAAACACactagtggctgtgtctacattggcaatatttgcgcaaaagcacatgcaagtgtagacgctctcttgtgcaaatacttttaacggaaaaacttttccgttaaaagtatttgcgcaaaatcatgccagtgtagacgcagccactgtgaaacaacttaaaataacaaaacatgtttaTTACCATACTTCATCTCTAACATTCCTGAAGCAGAAAATGTTTGTGCAtggctacattttaaaaagtgtgtgaTTAAAAAATGTTCATCTCTAATTCACAGGTAACTCTGGGGAGGAAGTTATTGctggtttttctttaaaattgcAAGAAGTGTTTAAGTATTCTGTGGAGGACAAAGATTTAAAAGCTTAATCACTTTGTGTTTGTTAAAATTTGTGTGTGTTAGTTTCAGGCCTGTAAGTAAAAAGGGCTCTCTCTTTACTCTTTATACAAAATGCTTGCTAAAAACTTACCTTTTCTTTCCATGCTAATGTCTAGCTGACTCATGCCTTGCCTCTGGTAAAAACAAGTTTGTTCCTGTACCTCTTAAACACACTGTaaagcaacttcaggaaatttTTAGCTAACTCCTCCCTTATCACTGTTAAGGGGGAAGGGCAGATAAACTTCTCTCAGATCCACCATTAGGGGACTGTTAGCTTACTCCTAACATTTAACACTTTtatacaataataaaaaaatataatttctttGCATGTGTTTTAAAGAAATCCTAGAAATTTCATATCACGGTCTCTCATTCAGGCGCTGCAGTTTTACAGTATTATAAACTGCCCCTGACTAAAGGCTTGTGGTTTGAAACACAAGAAGTTATTGCagggtggtgtgttttttttttttttttttttttttttaacatttcaagAAGTATTTAGTGGAGGacaaaggtttaaaaaaatcacttaaaagGAAATCTAGGAATTTCATATCATGATCTCTCATTCATGGAGTGCAGCTTTACATCAGTGTCATTAAAAAGTTTTATAATCTGACCCTGacggtttttaaaaaaaaaaaaaaaaaattgggaaattcAGAAACAGTTACTGTACCTCTTAAAACACACTGTAAAACAGCTTGTACATTATCTCTGTTGGGAGAAGGGGAGTAAACGTCACTCTGATCCAGTATGAGGGGACAGTTATCTTACTCCTAACGTTTAACATTttgatacaaaaataaaaaagaccaTATCTTTGAATGTGTCTTAAAACAAGCCTAGAAAATTCATATTATGATTTCCCATACACGGGCTGTAGTTTTACAGTATTATAAACTAACTCTGACTAAAGGCTTGTGGTTTTAAACC is a genomic window containing:
- the GCNT1 gene encoding beta-1,3-galactosyl-O-glycosyl-glycoprotein beta-1,6-N-acetylglucosaminyltransferase yields the protein MLCEMLLRKLCFRQILRSKLLLILVFTLATIFVLNNNQKPDFLNHKHLELTDEDPTSNINCSKILQGDIEEIQNVKLEMLTVSFKKRPKLTASDYINMTMDCASFTKMRKYIMEPLSKEEAEFPIAYSIVIYHKIDMLDRLLRSIYAPQNYYCIHVDKKSPESFLAAVKGIVSCFSNVFIASQLESVVYASWSRVQADLNCMKDLYRRSMNWKYLINLCGMDFPIKTNQEIVEKLKALKGENSLETEKMPSSKEIRWKKHYEIVDGKLKNMGIDKQPPPLSTPVFSGSAYFVASRRFVEYVLENSKILEFIEWAKDTYSPDEYLWATIQRIPEVPGAVSSSDKYDISDMNALARFVKWHYFEGDVSKGAPYPPCNGIHVRSVCVFGVGDLNWMLQKHHLFANKFDTDVDPFAIQCLEEYLRDKALHQHKN